In Coregonus clupeaformis isolate EN_2021a unplaced genomic scaffold, ASM2061545v1 scaf0007, whole genome shotgun sequence, the sequence ACAATAGCAATATAAAGGTTgagaattaaataaataaatacactggAGACTGTAGTGAAGCTGACATGCAATCAATTACCATACAGTAATAATCTTTGGACTCCATTTAATCACAATCTGTTACAATTCCATGTTGCACAATCACAAATAATAATGAGGAAGGTACAAGGGCACGAAGTAATGGCAACAACAGAGAATATGCTGAAAAAACACCTATGTTCTCATTCTAGTAGcctatgcactcactacctggtTATGATCAACATGGCCCAAGGAATTAATATGCTGATAAGGAAATTAGATACCAGCACAAGCTCTAACATTTACAAGACTTGTTGATCATGTTCAGCTTCGTGTTGTCATCGGCAACAACAAAGGCGAATGCCATGTCTGCCATAGTCGCGTTTCCTAGAAACGGCAGAAGTTGACTGACTTGCTGTCGGTGCATATGTACCTCCCCTGACTTTACTCGTCGACGTCCGTCTACAGTCGACTACTTTGAGTTTACCACTCAAACGCGCCCAACCTGTGCTGCTCCTGGCAAtgtcatttcgctgagtctaccttttaaCTTTACGGTTGTTTTACTTATTTTGCCGAAGGTTTATCTTAATTGGATTATTCATATTTGGGGGGGGGATTGACCAAGAAATGTGTAATATAAACCCACTTATCTCTGATTTTCGAGTCATTTATATGATATGGTTAATCTGTGTTTTGTGCAATCATGTGACAGTAAGATTGTATCCTTATATCCAGAAATGAGAATTACACAAATGAAATAAATTGTCTGAGGATGGTGCTGGAACATCTGACATAAAaaggggacagtttgatgaaaaaaCTAAGTAAAGTTACAAATCCAGGCATGTCCCATGATTGcgcaaaacacagggccctaatcATGTCAGTGCAACCGCATTGTATTGTTTTAATTTTTTCTTTAGGAATTCCTGCATGGAAAAACTCTGATATGCCTACATATGTTGCAGGGCTGGGTCAATTCAAATtcaaggcagtcaattcaggaagtaaacttaaAAAACAATTCAAAATGTGAAATGCatctattttcaatgacttctcaataaactgaGGAGTAGAAGCTATAGTATTTATTTCAAACGTTTTTGAATATTTCACttaaatcacttcctgaattgattgCCTTTCATTGTaattgaccccagccctgatCTGCTGGTCCACAGCTCTCCTGGATTAAAACAAGTCCTTCCTTATTCTCTCTTACTAACAGAATCATGATGAAAGAAGAGCTAGAAACGGCCAACCGGCCAGACAACACAGCCTTCACACAGCAGAGGCTCCCTGCTTGGCAGCCCATGCTGTCGGCTGGTATCGTCATCCCTGGGTTTGTGCTCATCGGCCTGGCATTCATTGGCATAGGTGTTGCCCTCTTCATCGCCTCCCAGAACATCACAGTGCTGGAGGTAAGAGCATAACTGGTCAAAAGTGACTCCTAGTTTCAGGACTTACGATACCTTTATTTACCATTTGCATAACAATTTATATTGGCCAGTTGTATGTTCTCAATTTAGTTATGAAGTTCATCAACGTACCCTCAGAGTAGCTCTATTTTTACTAGTTCAAATTAGACACAGCCTGTAACTCTCTTTAGTTACTCGTGTACATCTTCTACTTGAATGTTACTCTTGCTATCTGTTCAAGCTCGTTTACTAGCTAATTCGGTCTTGGCAGGATGAAGGTGATAGTATCTGGCACACAACACAATGGAGGTGTGAGCTGTGGTTGTATGGTGATAGGTGCTGATCAATATTTGATGCAAGGCTTCATGTTGACACAGAGGGATTACACCGGAGTAGAGACCGTCTCGGACTGCTACAAGTGCTCTAACCCCAGCGTCAAGAACTGTACGTGCAAACTGGATTTCTCCCTCTCCAATCTGTTTGAGGTAATGCGCCATCGGTACTCTCCTTCGCTTATTTAAAGTTATCACAGTAATGTGAGGTCTGCTCATTACATGTAGTACAGAGCTGGTTCTAACAAACTCTTTGTTCTTCAGGGTCCTGTGTTTTTCTACTATGGTCTGTCCAACTACTTTCAGAGCCAACGTGCATATGGGGCTTCAAAAGATGAATACCAGCTCTCAGGAGATCTTGACTACTTCAAGGTGAGAAGATATGTGAATGTGTGGCAAATTATCTAAGAACAGCCTCAAATGTTGTGACGGACAGCTATCACCAACTGTTTTCCCCTCTTTCTTGCAGACACCTAATTCTGCATGCTCTCCCTATCAGTATGATGCCAACAACAACCCAATTGTGCCCTGTGGATCATTAGCAAACAGCATGTTCAATGGTACAAGGCCCATAATTCATTAATCGTAACTCTAGTAGAACGTTTTGTAACACGCTACACTTGGGGTAAATGTTCTGTTCAACGTTGTCCAATAATTACATCTCTGCATTGTTTTTTTGAAAGACACCTTTAAGCTCTATCAGATGGTCAATGGGACCAAGAAGCTTGTTCCCTTTGATGGAAAAGGAATAGCATGGTGGACTGACTACAACATCAAATACAGGAACCCATCTGTTACCCCTCTAAAGAACGCATTCAATGGTAATAATTTCAATCCAGAGACCATGACATTAATGTATACGGTGACATCCTAATTTGAGATGCCTAATCATTAATACCCTACATCCACATGTCTTAACACACTGACCTAGAAGTTGGATGTTACATTGACTTTCATTTGCTTTCCTCACGTAGGTACTGTGAAGCCACCCTTTTGGTCCAAGCCGGCCTATGAGCTGGACACCTCTGACCCATCCAACAACGGCTTTGTGAACCAGGACTTCCTGGTGTGGATGAGAAGGGCTGCCCTGCCAGACTTCAGGAAGCTGTATCGACGAATCACAGAGGGCGACTACGCCAGTGGCCTACCTGCAGGGAACTACTCCCTTGAAATCGCCTACAGTATCCTTCATTACAATATGTATAGGTCTATGGAAATGTCAATAAGTCAGTGGGCGTGTGTGAAGGGGCGCAGGCTTAAGTCCTTATGAagcgtgggttcgattcccacaggaggccagtatgaaaacaagaaattgtatacactcactaactctggataagagcgtctgctaaatgactaaaatgtaatgttctGTTATTATGTACGGAATGACAGATGATTCAAACATTACAATGTCATGTTATGTAATTCAATGATCACTCCCGTAAATTCATAAGCGCTTATTTCATTCTAATCCAATTGTCATTTCCACTCACTCATTCATCAGAGAGAACATTAACTGCATTTTGATGCTATTACTCCAGCTAAATACAGACAACTGTAATAATGTGTTTTTTACTCTGCTCGGAGTGACTTGTATTCCACTCCCATGGGGCTAGTGTCTCGTGTTACAACAGTTTATTGCTCAATGGTTTACCCCTGCATTTCAGCTCAACTGGTCTTACCAGTTAGGTGGGACTCTGCTTTTCAAACAGAAGAGAATGGGAGACAATACTACCATGACGTGGTAGTTCTTGGGCCTTGGAAAAAAGCAGATGCTAGGGAAAGAGTACATTTTTCGATGCAAATATTGCCAACGGTGTCTAATTTGTATGGTCACTCTCAAATGACACTCTTCTATGTCCTGTTCGACCTTAACACACTCCTTCTCCAGACTATCCCGTGTTGAGCTTTGGCGGGAGGAAGAAGGTGGTCTTCAGCAACGTGTCCTGGATGGGCGGAAAGAACCAGTTCTTGGGCATCGCATACCTGGTGGTTGGATCTCTGTGTGTTGTCATGTCGATGGTCATGCTCATTGTGTATGCCAAGTTCAAGTTCCCTGAGGATGATAAATGATCGGGCTCCATTTTCTAATGTTGGTGGAAGGTCACTCATATGGATGTGTTCTTAGAGTCCAGTTTCTGACCTGACATTTTAGTGCTCAGTCATTAGCTGGGTAAATTAATCACTTTAAATGACTTGATTATACTGCCATGTCTGTCCAATTTTGCATCTCATTGAGAGAATTATGATTTAGTGGGAGAGTTGATTGAGGGCTCTTTGCATAGTTCATTAAGGATTTTAGTTAAGAGGTGAGTGAGGTCAAGTTGGACATTTTAAAGTCTAAAAGCGGTGTAATTTGATACTAATTGGATACTCTGGGAAAAGCTGCATTTGAATCTTCTTGTATAGTTTTAAGACCTTAGGATGAAAAAGCCATTCATAAAAACCTATTTCTGTTGCATTACATCACATTGGTAACTGCAACTTTTATCATGGGCCATAAAAGCCCAATCTGTTCAAACTGTTTGTTATAGATTTCTGAAAACTAGAGGATAATTTACAAACGTGGAGTGATCGTTCTTTTTTGACAGGACATGTAAGCCATAGAATTGTATTGCCATTCGGTATTGGATAAAAATGTAGAATTGATGTATCTGAAATGTTTTGCTGTAACCATTTATAATGGGAATATGTCTCAGGGCTGTATAGACTGCACATAACTGAACATCCTCTTTTAAaaaatgttgtttttattgcagtATGTTTCTTGTAATGGAATTTTGAAATTCATTGATGGTGAATTTTCATTGAAGTTGTTTTAATAAATGCACAACTTGAGGAATGAACTGATAGCTCTCTGCCATCCCTTTTGTTGAGTTGATATGGAATTGAGGTTGCATCATCAATGATTGTCAAAGAAGGCTCTCCCAGTTCCATGGTTTTGTCACAATTACAGCTCTGACTGGAATGTTGCCAAAGATTCTATGCTCAGTTTTATACATTCTACATTTCTAATGCCTGTGTCAGCTTCACTGTGTGTGGTTTAATCTGGTAAAGATGGCCTTTTCTATATGGCCCTTTTCCAGTCCTCCACCCCCCAAAAATTCAATTTTCCCCAGCCTTCCGGCATGGGCAACGGTTGGAATAGATATAACTCCAGAGGAACTTGCTGCATTTTTCAGACCCAGTGCCAGTGGGATTAGCCTAGTTTTCAGTGCAATAGAACCTGTGCTGCCGTACCTGCTAGTGATCTCCTTGGCATTTTTTGCCTTTAATACTCTTTACAGAATATACAAGAGGAAGCTGATCAAGACATTACTGGTAAGTAACATTATTACCCACTTTCACATCAGGGCAACATTTAGATTTTTGAGAAGCATAACTAGATATGTAAGTCCTCTATATTGGTGCTTGTCGAGGTTTAGTCCCAGGAAAGCTGGTTGTAGGAATATCTGGCCCAAAACACTGAGGAATACTAAGGATTTAACTTATCAAAATGGTGGTAAAAAAAATCATCTCTGAAATGTGTTTTTCCTGCAGAAGAAGTCGGATGTGCAttacacatccgccatgctgtcAGAGCATCTCCAACAACTGAAGGGCGTGGAGGTGAGGCTGCTAGCCCTGGAGAAGAAGCTTCAGGCGATGGATGAGGAACGTAGGAGACTGGGGAAAGCACCTCGAAATAACAGGGGCCGAGAACTAACCCGCTGTGACGCTGTGGAATCTTCCTCATGTTGCTGCTCATCAGGAGAGAGTGAAGACGAGGGCAACCACTCGGCAGCGCTGACAACCAGCACTCGGGAGCGCTGACAACGAGACAGGACTTGGAGCCTGTTCTGTTCTTAAAATATAACTCAGTTCTGAACTAAATTTTGCCGCCTTGTGTCTTGATACACCTGTTTGTTTTAAGAAAACTGTTAAGGTTAGAAGAATTAGAAAATTGTTTAATTCATTATTTAAGATGCACTGTGCTTGATACATTTGTTTTGATGAGCACACCAGGGTGCTATTTTCACAAATGATTCATTTTCAAAGTTGGTATAGTTGTCATTTGGCAGTCATGATGCAATCATGGTACATATGATGTAATAATGGGGCTGCTGAGCTGGTCTGAGGCTGCACTGGCTCAGGCCCTCATTCTTTACTCAGACACGATTGGATACACATCTCTGGCCTCCAAAGATAAGAACACAGAGCTGTTTTATGAGCTACTTCATTATCTGAAGATGGTCTGTGTTGATATTGGCGTGGAGTACTGCAAACACCCAACCTGGTCAAGGGTTGGGATGGAGATCACACCTGATGAGCTGAGAAAGGTGGTGGAGAGCAAGGAGTATGACACCTCCTTCTTGGACATGGCCCTGCACGACTTCGGCTGCATGATCCTGGCCCTCAGCATGGCCTTTCTGGTCATCTCCATGATTTACCTGTGGATCAGCTGGAAGAAGAGCCCTGGACAGATTGGTGAATAGTTACTCTTAGTCAATTTATGAATTTTGTTAATTATTTTTGGTGGTAATAAAATCTCTGCCCTAGTTTTACATATGGTCTACATTGAAAATGTGCACTGCTGTGTACTTGCCTACATtgcttacatacagtggggggaaaaaagtatttagtcagccaccaattgtgcaagttctcccacttaaaaagatgagagaggcctgtaattttcatcataggtacacgtcaactatgacagacaaaatgagaaaagaaaatcccaaaatcacattgtaggattttttatgaatttatttgcaaattatggtggaaaataagtatttggtcacctacaaacaagcaagatttctggctctcacagacctgtaacttcttctttaagaggctcctctgtcctccactcgttacctgtattaatggcacctgtttgaacttgttatcagtataaaagacacctgtccacaacctcaaacagtcacactccaaactccactatggccaagaccaaagagctgtcaaaggacaccagaaacaaaattgcagacctgcaccaggctgggaagactgaatctacaataggtaagcagcttggtttgaagaaatcaactgtgggagcaattattaggaaatggaagacataaaagaccactgataatctccctcgatctggggctccacgcaagatctcaccccgtggggtcaaaatgatcacaagaacggtgagcaaaaatcccagaaccacacggggggacctagtgaatgacctgcagagagctgggaccaaagtaacaaagcctaccatcagtaacacactacgccgccagggactcaaatcctgcagtgcaagacgtgtccccctgcttaagccagtacatgtccaggcccgtctgaagtttgctagagtgcatttggatgatccagaagaggattgggagaatgtcatatggtcagatgaaaccaaaatataactttttggtaaaaactcaactacgtcgtgtttggaggacaaagaatgctgagttgcatccaaagaacaccatacctactgtgaagcatgggggtggaaacatcatgctttggggctgtttttctgcaaagggaccaggacgactgatgcgtgtaaaggaaagaatgaatggggccatgtatcgtgagattttgagtgaaaacctccttccatcagcaagggcattgaagattaaacgtggctgggtctttcagcatgacaatgatcacaaacacaccgcccgggcaacgaaggagtggcttcgtaagaagcatttcaaggtcctggagtggcctagccagtctcccgatctcaaccccatagaaaatctttggagggagttgaaagtccgtgttgcccagcgacagccccaaaacatcactgctctagaggagatctgcatggaggaatgggccaaaataccagcaacagtgtgtgaaaaccttgtgaagacttacagaaaacgtttgacctgtgtcattgccaacaaagggtatataacaaagtattgagaaacttttgttattgaccaaatacttattttccaccataatttgcaaataaattcattaaaaaatccaccaatgtgattttctggatttttttcctcattttgtctgtcatagttgacgtgtacctatgatgaaaattacaggcctctctcatatttttaagtgggagaacttgcacaattggtggctgactaaatactttttttccccactgtatgcttgatatacactaccagccaaaagtttggacacacctactcattcaagggtttttctttattttttacattgtagaataatagtgaagacatccaaactataaaataacacatatggaatcatttagtaaccaaaaaagtgttaaacaaatcaaaatatattttatatttgagattcttcaaatagccaccctttgccttgatgacagctttgcgccctcttggcattctctcaaccagcgtcatgaagtagtcacctggaatgcatgtcaattaacaggtgtgccttcttaaaagttaatttgtggaatttctttccttaatgcgtttgagccaatctgttGCGTTGTGACAAGGGGGGgatgggggggtatacagaagatagccctatttggtaaaagactaagtccatattatggaaagaacagctcaaataagcaaagagaaacgacagtctatcattactttaagacatgaaagatagtcaatacggaacatttcaagaactttgaacgtttcttccagtgcagtcgcaaaaaccatcaagcgctatgatgaaactggctctcatgaggaccgccacaggaatggaagacccagagttacctctgctgcagaggatacgttaattagagttaccagcctcagaaatggcagcccaaataaatgcttcacagagttcaagtcacagacacatctcaacatcaactgttcaaaagagactgtgtgaatcaggccttcatggtcgaattgctgcaaagaaaccactactaaaggacaccaataagaagaagagacttgcttgggccaagaaacatgagcaatggacattagaccggtggaaatttgtcctttggtctggagtccaaatttgagatttttggttccaaccgctgtgtctttgagagacgcggtgtgggtgaatggatgatctccgcatgtgtaattcccactgtaaagcatggaggaggaggtgttatggtgtgggggtgcttttctggtgacactgtctgtgatttatttagaattcaaggcacacttaaccagcatggctaccaaatcaaataacattttatttgtcacatacacgtgtttagcagatgttatagcggttgtagcgaaatgcttgtgcttctagctccgacagtgcagtaatatctaacaatttcacaacatatacccaatacacacaaaacgagtaaggaatgggatttaagaatatatacatatatggacaagcaatgacagagcggcatggactaagatacagaagaatattatagaatagaatgcagtatatacatatgagatgagtagtgcaagatatgtaaacattattaaagtgactagtgttccatttcttaaagtggccagtgatttcaataggcagcagcagcctctaatgtgctagtgatggctatttaacagtctgatggccttgagatagaagctgtttttcattctctcggtcccagttttgatgcacctgtactgacctcgccttctcctgaggttgaagaggctctgttgcgccttcttcaccacactgcctgcgtgggtggaccatttcagtttgtcagtgatgtgtacgccaaggaacttgaagctttccaccttctccactgcagtcccgtcgatgtggataggggggtgcaccctctgctgtttcctgaagtccacgatcatctcctttgttttgttaatgttgagtgagaggttattttcctggcaccagactcccagagccctcatctcctccctgtaggcggtcttgtcaatgttggtaatcaagccttctactgttgtgttgtctgcaaacttgatggttgagttggaggcgtgcttggccacgcagtcatgggtggacagggagtacaggagggggctgagcacgcacccttgtggggccccagtgttgaggatcagcgaagtggggATGTTGTTTCTtaccttcaccacctgaggaCGGCCCGTCAGGCgtgggcaggtagcttagtgggtaagagcgttgtgccagtaaccgaaaggtcgctggttctaatccccgagcagactaggtgaaaaatctgtcgatgtgcccttaagcaaggcacttaaccctaattgctcatgtaagtcgctctggataagagcgtctgctaaatgactaaaatgtaaatgtaagtccagGATCccgttgcacagggcggggttcagacccagggcctcgagcttaatgatgagcttggagggtactatggtgttgaatgctgagctatagtcaatgaacagcattcttacataggtattcctcttgtcctgatgggatagggcagtgtgcattgtgatggcgattgcatcgtctgtggatctattggggcggtaagcaaattgaagtgggtctagggtgacaggtaaggtagaggtgatatgatccttgactagtctctcaaagcacttcatgatgacagaggtgagtgctacagggagatagtcatttagttcagttacctttgctttcttgggtacaggaacaatggtggccatcttgaagcatgtgggaacaacagactgggaaagggagagattgaatatgtccatgaacacaccagccagctggtctgcgcatgctctgaggacacggctagggatgccgtctgggccggcagccctgcgggagttaacatgcttaaatgtcttaatcacgtcggccatggagaaggagaggccacagtccttggtagtgggcctcgtcagtggcactgtgttatcctcaaagcgggcgaagaaggtgtttagcttgtctggaagcgagacgacGGTgttggcgacgtggctggttttatttttgtagtccgtggttgtctgtagaccctgccacatacgtctcgtgtctgagccattgaattgcaactccactttgtctctatactgatgttttgccagtttaattgccatgcggagtgagtagctacactgtttgtattctgccatattcccagtcaccttgccatggatgaatgcggtggttcacgctttcagatttgcgcgaatgctgccgtctatccacggtttctggttagggtaggttttaatagtcacagtgtgcacaacatcacctatacacttcctgataaactcagtcaccgtttcagtgtatatggctaaattattttcggaagctacccggaacatatcccagtccgcgtgatcaaaacaatcttgaagcgtggattctgattggtcagaccagcgttgaatagtccttagcacgggtacttcctgtttgagtttctgcctataggaagggagaagcaaaatggagtcgtggtcagatttgccgaaaggagggcgcgggagggccttataaccattccggaagtttgaatagcaatggtcgaggatattaacagtcgatatgttgatagaacttcggcagcctagtcctcaaatttgctttgttaaaatccccggctacaatgcagcctcaggatatgtggtttccagtttgcataaggtccagtgaagttcttggagggccgtcgtggtatcggcttgaggggggatatacacggccgtgactataaccaaataaaattatcttgggagataatacggtcggcatttgattgtgagatattctaggtcgggtgaacagaaggactcgagttcctctatgttactacaattacaccacgagtcgttaatcatgaaacacacacctccacccttctgcttcccagagagatatttattcctgtctgcgcgatgaactgagaacccatctggctggaccgatttcgacagaatatcccaagagagccatgtttccgtgaaactgagtatgttacaggccttgatgtctctctggaaagaaatccttgcccgtagttcgtcgactttgttaaccaaagattgaacattagcgagtagaatacttggaagcggtgggtggtgtgcacgcctcctaagtcggaccagcaggctgctccgagtgcctctcctccgccagcgatgttttgggtcagctgctggaatcagttcagttgccctggggagagcaaacaaaggatctgcttcttctggtcgtaatgctggtgagttaccgccactctgatatccaatagtttttcccggctgtatgtaatgatgcaaaacactttgagctaataatgtaaaaaataatacataaaaaaacaaaatactgcaacgtttcctaagagctagtcgcgaggccacagcattctgcagcgatacgccatcccatctggtt encodes:
- the tmem30b gene encoding cell cycle control protein 50B; protein product: MMKEELETANRPDNTAFTQQRLPAWQPMLSAGIVIPGFVLIGLAFIGIGVALFIASQNITVLERDYTGVETVSDCYKCSNPSVKNCTCKLDFSLSNLFEGPVFFYYGLSNYFQSQRAYGASKDEYQLSGDLDYFKTPNSACSPYQYDANNNPIVPCGSLANSMFNDTFKLYQMVNGTKKLVPFDGKGIAWWTDYNIKYRNPSVTPLKNAFNGTVKPPFWSKPAYELDTSDPSNNGFVNQDFLVWMRRAALPDFRKLYRRITEGDYASGLPAGNYSLEIAYNYPVLSFGGRKKVVFSNVSWMGGKNQFLGIAYLVVGSLCVVMSMVMLIVYAKFKFPEDDK